In Polaribacter sp. Hel_I_88, the following proteins share a genomic window:
- a CDS encoding carboxypeptidase-like regulatory domain-containing protein, translating to MKKTFLLIVFLFVSVTNLIGQETSSKVRFKVVDKASKEPVVYATVMLANINRGTHADFNGFFEIPASYIANGIIKISSIGYLSKEIKLASVVKKNTTVIYLETANNALGEVVIKRTKKKKRALFAREIVRNAINSVQDNYPNDAHSYIGYYRDYQQPVDAMYQKMIKSETPIEYVNVHEAIIESFDHGFDSDKLNSKKNQSLLYEYRVNSNFIQDSTLTIPYDNKRNKYSESVYISPLGGNELNILNLTNAIRNYNKMSFSFVNTLNKNFIDNHYFEIEKDVFLDDTILYTISFTSRKDRTSFDYAAKGTLYIAKDNFAIHQLNYNLYYIKNKSPQYAVTIEYAEKNNKMYLNYITFNNFFEAKNGNYFKIDKALFDVNKNAFKIYFNRTVDINSLEPLRRNFKIYYKGSKLKIMNVSAFDTSNSVFSIAIDKESIAEINFDEESKNPNYRNFFTFDITNIKDINGFEIDQRTSIKMNQYREFFVQEVFEQKALPLQKNFINKREPLFKATITPLQLEENYWLNSPLKKEKE from the coding sequence TTGAAAAAGACATTTTTACTTATTGTATTCCTTTTTGTTAGTGTCACAAATTTAATTGGGCAAGAAACCTCTTCGAAAGTTCGGTTTAAAGTTGTTGATAAAGCATCCAAAGAACCCGTTGTTTATGCAACTGTAATGTTAGCAAACATCAACAGAGGAACGCATGCCGATTTTAATGGTTTCTTTGAGATTCCTGCTTCTTATATAGCCAATGGTATCATTAAAATATCTTCCATTGGTTATCTTTCTAAAGAGATAAAATTAGCATCGGTAGTTAAAAAAAATACAACAGTCATCTATTTAGAAACTGCCAACAATGCTTTGGGTGAAGTAGTAATAAAAAGAACCAAAAAGAAAAAAAGAGCTTTGTTTGCGAGAGAAATTGTAAGAAATGCAATCAATTCTGTTCAGGATAATTATCCTAATGATGCACATTCTTATATTGGTTATTATCGAGATTATCAGCAACCTGTTGATGCTATGTATCAAAAGATGATAAAATCTGAAACGCCTATTGAATACGTAAATGTTCATGAAGCTATTATAGAATCTTTTGATCATGGTTTTGATTCTGATAAGCTAAACAGTAAAAAAAATCAATCTTTATTATATGAATATAGGGTAAACTCGAATTTTATTCAAGATTCTACGTTAACGATTCCCTATGATAATAAGAGAAATAAATATTCGGAAAGTGTTTATATTAGTCCTTTAGGTGGGAATGAGTTAAACATTTTAAACCTTACAAATGCGATTAGAAATTACAATAAAATGTCGTTTTCGTTTGTAAATACGCTCAATAAAAACTTTATCGACAATCATTATTTTGAAATAGAAAAGGATGTTTTTTTAGACGATACCATTTTATATACCATTTCTTTTACCTCAAGAAAAGACAGAACTAGTTTTGATTACGCAGCAAAAGGCACCCTTTATATTGCTAAAGATAACTTTGCCATTCATCAACTAAATTACAATTTATATTACATCAAAAATAAAAGTCCACAATATGCGGTTACAATAGAGTATGCTGAAAAGAACAACAAAATGTACTTGAACTACATTACTTTTAACAACTTTTTTGAAGCCAAAAATGGTAATTATTTTAAGATTGATAAAGCGTTGTTCGATGTAAACAAAAACGCTTTCAAAATTTATTTTAATAGAACCGTTGATATAAATTCTTTAGAACCTTTGCGTAGAAATTTTAAGATTTATTATAAGGGTAGCAAACTAAAAATTATGAATGTAAGTGCTTTTGATACCAGTAATAGCGTATTTAGCATCGCTATTGATAAAGAATCTATAGCAGAAATAAATTTTGATGAAGAAAGTAAAAACCCTAATTACCGTAATTTTTTTACGTTTGATATTACAAACATTAAGGATATAAATGGTTTTGAAATTGATCAAAGAACAAGCATAAAAATGAACCAATATAGGGAGTTTTTTGTGCAAGAAGTATTTGAACAAAAAGCATTACCTCTTCAAAAAAACTTTATCAATAAAAGAGAACCGTTGTTTAAAGCTACAATTACACCTTTGCAATTAGAGGAGAATTATTGGCTGAATTCGCCATTAAAGAAGGAGAAGGAATAG
- a CDS encoding GbsR/MarR family transcriptional regulator has protein sequence MELQEAKLKYIHTWGSLATNWGINKTMAQVHALLLVSTKPLSAEDIMETLQISRGNVNMNVRALIDWGIVQKEFVVGERKEFFIAIKDIWELFKQIAKERKKREIEPVIKVLNELQDIKDDSEEGQEFKKVLADLSKVTTTVNNILEKSIKADEHWLLSNFTRMVKK, from the coding sequence ATGGAATTACAAGAAGCGAAGTTAAAATATATACATACTTGGGGTAGTTTAGCCACAAATTGGGGTATTAACAAAACAATGGCTCAAGTACATGCTTTGTTGTTAGTTTCTACAAAACCATTATCTGCAGAAGATATTATGGAAACCTTACAGATTTCTAGAGGTAATGTTAATATGAATGTAAGGGCTTTAATTGATTGGGGAATCGTTCAAAAAGAATTCGTTGTAGGCGAACGAAAAGAGTTTTTTATCGCCATAAAAGATATTTGGGAGTTGTTCAAACAAATTGCTAAAGAGCGCAAGAAAAGAGAAATAGAACCTGTTATAAAAGTATTAAACGAGTTACAAGATATAAAAGACGATTCTGAAGAAGGGCAGGAGTTTAAAAAGGTTTTGGCAGATTTATCTAAAGTTACAACAACTGTTAATAATATTTTAGAAAAGTCTATTAAAGCAGATGAGCATTGGCTATTGAGCAACTTTACTAGAATGGTTAAAAAGTAA
- a CDS encoding FKBP-type peptidyl-prolyl cis-trans isomerase — protein MKKILLLFIIAVGFSCSDDEIIDYTAQNEADIQAYLAANNINAQKTLSGLYYVINEEGNGESPIFNSNVTLGYKGYFLDGTTFDSSSKATFNVNQVVPGFAEAVTILKIGGSGTFILPSRLGYGNRGSRSIAPGDVIVFDINLISIN, from the coding sequence ATGAAAAAAATACTTTTATTATTTATTATTGCTGTTGGTTTTTCTTGTTCAGACGATGAAATAATCGATTATACAGCACAGAATGAAGCAGACATTCAAGCGTATTTAGCTGCCAATAATATAAACGCTCAAAAAACACTTTCTGGGTTGTATTATGTTATTAATGAGGAAGGAAATGGAGAGTCGCCCATTTTTAACTCTAATGTAACTTTAGGCTACAAAGGTTATTTTTTAGACGGAACTACTTTTGATTCCTCTAGCAAGGCTACTTTTAACGTAAACCAAGTAGTGCCAGGTTTTGCAGAGGCAGTTACCATTTTAAAAATAGGAGGTTCTGGTACTTTTATTTTACCATCGAGATTGGGTTATGGCAACAGAGGTTCAAGAAGCATTGCTCCTGGAGATGTTATTGTGTTCGATATTAATTTAATCAGCATTAATTAA
- a CDS encoding sigma-70 family RNA polymerase sigma factor, with protein MTTKQVWTSYSDDLKRFIISKVKDNTIADDILQDTFIKIHTKLHTLKDITKLKSWCFTIARNAILDYWKAKKNTFEIANFETETLPLENSHTEEDCLKGILKNLPKKYRNPLFLSDIKGLKQQEVAQQLQQSVSTTKSQIQRARKLIAQGFMDCCGFVLNDEGNLVGEIQEKEDCKVCK; from the coding sequence ATGACTACAAAGCAGGTTTGGACTTCCTATTCTGATGATTTAAAACGATTTATTATCAGCAAAGTAAAAGATAATACGATTGCAGATGATATTTTGCAGGATACTTTTATTAAAATTCATACAAAACTGCATACTTTAAAAGACATTACAAAACTAAAATCTTGGTGTTTTACAATTGCCAGAAATGCTATTTTAGATTATTGGAAAGCTAAAAAGAACACGTTCGAAATTGCTAATTTTGAGACAGAAACACTTCCTTTAGAAAATTCTCATACAGAAGAAGATTGCTTAAAAGGCATCTTAAAAAACTTGCCTAAAAAATACAGAAATCCTTTATTTTTATCTGATATAAAAGGGTTGAAACAGCAAGAAGTTGCCCAACAATTACAACAAAGTGTATCGACTACAAAATCTCAAATTCAGCGTGCACGAAAATTAATTGCACAAGGTTTTATGGATTGTTGTGGTTTTGTACTGAATGATGAAGGCAATTTGGTTGGCGAAATTCAAGAAAAAGAAGATTGTAAAGTGTGCAAATAA
- a CDS encoding dienelactone hydrolase family protein, translating into MELKKEDISQEVFDLYDDYAHNKMDRKEFLQKLSLYAVGAITLPALLSFISPNYIDSILVDANDPRLNSEFITYASPKGGGEIKGLLSIPKDAKKKLPGIIVVHENRGLNPYIEDVGRRAALEGFITLAPDALSPLGGYPGNDDEGRSMQRKRNQQEMLEDFIAAYHHLKNHKDCTGKVGVVGFCFGGWISNMMAVRIPELGAAVPYYGRQPESEDAVKIKAPLLLQYGELDKRVNEGWQAFETVLKENDIAHTAHFYPNVNHGFHNNTTPRFDKEAADLSWERTIAFFNTHLKA; encoded by the coding sequence ATGGAACTCAAAAAAGAAGATATTAGTCAAGAAGTATTTGATTTATATGACGATTACGCTCACAACAAAATGGACCGAAAAGAGTTTTTGCAAAAACTCTCTTTATACGCAGTTGGTGCCATTACCTTACCAGCCTTATTAAGTTTTATTTCACCCAATTATATCGATTCTATTTTAGTGGATGCCAATGATCCACGATTAAATTCAGAGTTTATTACCTATGCTTCCCCAAAAGGTGGAGGCGAAATAAAAGGGTTACTTTCCATTCCAAAAGACGCAAAAAAGAAATTACCAGGCATTATTGTGGTTCATGAAAACCGCGGATTAAATCCGTATATAGAAGATGTTGGCAGAAGAGCAGCTTTAGAGGGTTTTATTACGTTGGCTCCTGATGCATTATCGCCTTTAGGTGGTTATCCTGGGAATGATGATGAAGGAAGATCGATGCAAAGAAAAAGAAATCAGCAAGAAATGTTAGAAGATTTTATTGCTGCTTATCATCACTTAAAAAATCATAAAGATTGTACAGGTAAAGTTGGTGTTGTTGGTTTTTGTTTTGGTGGATGGATTTCGAATATGATGGCTGTTAGAATTCCTGAATTAGGAGCAGCAGTTCCTTATTATGGTAGACAACCAGAAAGCGAAGATGCAGTAAAAATTAAAGCACCTTTGTTATTGCAATATGGTGAATTAGACAAAAGAGTAAACGAAGGTTGGCAAGCGTTTGAAACCGTTTTAAAAGAAAATGATATAGCACATACAGCGCATTTTTACCCAAATGTAAATCATGGTTTTCACAACAACACCACACCAAGATTTGATAAAGAAGCAGCAGATTTATCTTGGGAAAGAACCATTGCTTTTTTTAATACACATTTAAAAGCATAA
- a CDS encoding M14 family zinc carboxypeptidase encodes MKLYKHVFTVILTVFLAQSSIAQDYYFKEKAPFDEKIPTPEEFLGYKIGEHHTRHDLIVAYLTKLSEISDRASIEIYGKTHEKRKLVMFAVTSPKNLQNLAPIKSQHLAFVNTDANVKNYDEVPVIIQLGYNVHGNEPSSSEAALLTAYTLVASNSDEVLNYLNKSVIFIDPTINPDGRDRHTQWANQYQAKNLVSDNIDAEHNEGWPRGRTNHYWFDLNRDWLLAVHPESQGKLKWMHSWYPNVVTDFHEMGTNSHHFFEPMKPIGSMDPIMPKENYEDLNNLFAPYFVNALDKVGSLYYTKESFDGTYPGYGSSYPDLQGGLALLFEQASSRGHVQDTDYGKITFPFTIRNQYISTFATIKAAVENKSFLRKYQQEFFKSAVTKKATSGFEGYEFQEKYDKNREKAFVNQLLTHKIKVYKSGNTYTVPLKQPQHRMVQTMFETYDTYRDSVFYDASAWSLANFYNIKYEGKKSVKLGTEITSTENFEKNAAIQKTEYAYIIDWDAYNTPAALYYMQTKGLIAAAAFKPFSIKTSAGEKSFNYGSLLIPVSKQKLKSDEVYKIIKLAQEKFDIPVYGTNSGYSLKGIDLGSNNFRALKKPKVAILIGEGVNSYEAGEVWHLLDTRVHMPITKIRMTNYNSANLDKYNTLVMVSGNYNQLDSIQRNKLKDWTTKGNTLITIAGASKWVIDKKLVKESLTKKPKDTTNKEVQRLPYVDASENSGRERVGGAIFEVDLDVTHPLGFGYRASKLPVYKNNMVFLAPSKSAYGTVAKYSENPHIDGFISKNNLENFIKPSASLLVSKMGSGRVVLFADNPNFRGAWYGTNKLFLNALFLGGEISVPQ; translated from the coding sequence ATGAAACTTTACAAGCACGTTTTTACAGTTATACTTACAGTATTTTTAGCCCAATCATCAATTGCACAAGATTATTACTTTAAAGAGAAAGCACCTTTTGATGAAAAAATACCAACACCAGAAGAATTTTTAGGTTATAAAATAGGAGAACATCATACAAGACACGATTTAATTGTTGCCTATTTAACAAAACTATCAGAAATTTCTGATAGAGCATCCATCGAAATTTATGGGAAAACACACGAAAAAAGAAAGCTGGTGATGTTTGCAGTTACATCACCCAAAAACCTTCAAAATTTAGCGCCTATAAAATCGCAACATTTAGCATTCGTAAATACAGATGCCAATGTTAAAAATTATGATGAAGTTCCAGTAATTATTCAATTAGGGTATAATGTGCATGGAAATGAGCCTTCAAGTTCAGAAGCAGCTTTGTTAACGGCTTATACTTTAGTAGCTTCTAATAGTGATGAAGTTTTAAATTATTTAAATAAATCTGTCATTTTTATAGATCCAACTATCAATCCTGATGGGAGAGACAGGCACACACAATGGGCGAATCAATATCAAGCAAAAAACTTAGTTTCTGATAATATTGATGCAGAACATAATGAAGGTTGGCCAAGAGGAAGAACTAATCATTATTGGTTTGATTTAAACAGAGATTGGTTATTGGCTGTGCATCCAGAAAGTCAAGGAAAATTAAAATGGATGCATTCCTGGTATCCAAATGTAGTAACCGATTTTCATGAAATGGGCACCAATAGTCATCACTTTTTTGAACCTATGAAACCAATCGGTTCTATGGATCCAATAATGCCAAAAGAAAATTATGAAGATTTAAATAATTTATTTGCGCCTTATTTTGTAAACGCTTTAGATAAAGTTGGTTCTTTATATTACACCAAAGAATCTTTTGACGGAACCTATCCTGGCTATGGATCTTCGTATCCAGATTTACAAGGAGGTTTGGCGTTGTTGTTTGAACAAGCAAGTTCTAGAGGGCATGTGCAAGATACAGATTATGGAAAAATCACTTTTCCTTTTACGATCAGAAATCAATACATTTCCACTTTTGCAACCATTAAAGCAGCTGTTGAAAACAAAAGTTTCCTACGAAAATATCAGCAAGAATTTTTTAAATCTGCTGTAACAAAAAAAGCAACATCTGGTTTTGAAGGCTATGAGTTTCAAGAAAAATACGATAAAAACAGAGAGAAGGCATTTGTAAATCAACTGTTAACCCATAAAATAAAAGTTTACAAAAGTGGAAACACCTATACAGTTCCACTAAAACAGCCCCAACATAGAATGGTGCAAACCATGTTTGAAACCTATGATACGTATAGAGATAGCGTTTTTTATGATGCTTCAGCTTGGAGTTTGGCGAACTTTTACAACATAAAATATGAAGGTAAAAAATCAGTAAAATTAGGTACAGAGATTACATCCACAGAAAACTTTGAAAAAAATGCTGCAATTCAAAAAACGGAATATGCGTATATTATAGATTGGGATGCTTACAATACACCAGCTGCTTTGTATTATATGCAAACCAAAGGATTGATTGCTGCTGCTGCCTTTAAACCTTTTTCAATCAAAACTTCAGCAGGCGAAAAAAGTTTTAATTATGGTAGTTTACTAATTCCTGTTAGCAAACAAAAACTTAAAAGTGATGAGGTTTATAAAATCATAAAACTAGCACAAGAAAAATTTGATATTCCTGTTTATGGCACTAATAGCGGATATAGTTTAAAAGGAATTGATTTAGGAAGTAATAACTTTAGAGCTTTGAAAAAGCCAAAAGTGGCCATACTTATTGGTGAAGGAGTTAACTCTTATGAAGCAGGAGAAGTTTGGCATTTACTAGATACAAGAGTGCATATGCCAATCACCAAAATTAGAATGACCAATTATAACAGCGCTAATTTAGACAAATACAATACGTTGGTGATGGTTTCCGGGAATTACAATCAATTAGATTCTATTCAAAGAAACAAGTTGAAAGATTGGACTACAAAAGGAAATACGTTAATTACAATTGCTGGTGCATCAAAATGGGTGATTGATAAAAAATTAGTCAAAGAAAGTTTGACTAAAAAGCCAAAAGATACCACCAACAAAGAAGTACAAAGATTGCCTTATGTAGATGCTTCAGAAAATTCTGGAAGAGAAAGAGTAGGAGGCGCAATTTTTGAAGTCGATTTAGATGTAACACATCCTTTAGGGTTTGGGTATCGTGCTTCAAAATTACCAGTTTATAAGAATAATATGGTGTTTTTAGCCCCAAGTAAAAGTGCTTATGGAACAGTGGCTAAGTATTCAGAGAATCCACATATTGATGGATTTATCTCAAAAAATAACTTAGAAAACTTTATAAAACCCTCAGCCTCTTTATTGGTAAGTAAAATGGGTAGTGGTAGAGTTGTGTTATTTGCAGACAATCCTAATTTTAGAGGTGCTTGGTATGGAACTAATAAGTTATTTTTAAATGCACTTTTTTTAGGAGGGGAAATTAGCGTTCCTCAATAG
- a CDS encoding class I SAM-dependent methyltransferase codes for MKNEPLISKELNDFYNKASEETRLEKGMGIFEFERIKELIELHISKPKATIIDVGGGTGKYSEWLASNKHTVHLIEPVLKHIKLAKKRAKKLKNPFSVQIGEAKKLPYGDAIADLVILHGPLYHLQKREDRVAAILEAKRVVKKDGIILGFAINATASTVVGLLNDMIHHKAFYDMCKEELTTGIHNAPKEFPFLLADAYYHKPKDLKAEFLEQDLKFINLFAVEGMIWLDNQYFANMLDKKKSKTLKALQNLTQNDEYLLPFSPHIMIAVRK; via the coding sequence ATGAAAAACGAACCACTTATCAGTAAAGAACTAAACGATTTTTACAACAAAGCTTCAGAAGAAACCCGACTTGAAAAAGGAATGGGCATTTTTGAATTTGAACGTATTAAAGAGTTAATAGAACTTCATATCTCCAAACCAAAAGCAACAATTATTGATGTTGGTGGAGGAACAGGAAAATACAGTGAATGGTTAGCATCAAATAAGCATACAGTCCATTTAATAGAACCTGTTTTAAAACATATAAAGCTTGCTAAAAAAAGAGCTAAAAAACTAAAAAATCCGTTTTCGGTTCAAATTGGTGAGGCTAAAAAATTACCTTATGGTGATGCTATTGCTGATTTGGTAATTCTTCATGGACCTTTATATCATTTGCAAAAAAGAGAAGATAGAGTTGCAGCCATTTTAGAAGCTAAAAGAGTTGTTAAAAAAGACGGAATTATTTTAGGTTTCGCCATCAATGCAACAGCATCAACTGTTGTGGGTTTGCTAAATGATATGATTCATCACAAAGCTTTTTATGATATGTGTAAAGAAGAATTAACAACGGGAATCCATAATGCTCCAAAAGAATTTCCTTTTTTATTGGCAGATGCTTATTATCACAAACCAAAAGATTTAAAAGCCGAATTTTTAGAACAAGATTTAAAATTCATCAACCTTTTTGCAGTAGAAGGAATGATTTGGTTAGACAATCAATATTTTGCAAATATGCTCGATAAAAAGAAATCGAAAACGTTAAAAGCCTTGCAAAACCTGACTCAAAATGATGAGTATTTATTGCCTTTTAGTCCTCATATAATGATTGCTGTTAGGAAGTAA
- a CDS encoding dimethylarginine dimethylaminohydrolase family protein, whose protein sequence is MLQLNIQNETASLKAVILGTAKSNGAIPTPEDCYDPKSLQHVLNGTYPKEEDMIAEMEAVATIFKKYDIKVFRPEIIEDYNQIFSRDIAFVIEDKLIKANILPDREKEYLAIQDVLDQINPKNIIHLPEECHVEGGDVMPWNEYIFVGTYSGDDYADFITARTNVQAVKEIQKIFPNKIVKAFELRKSNTNAKENALHLDCCFQPIGKDKAILHKNGFLIESEYEWLLNYFGKENVFEITKEEMFHMNSNIFSISEKVIISEQNFTRLNNWLRENGFIVEEVPYTEIAKQEGLLRCSTLPLIRA, encoded by the coding sequence ATGTTACAACTTAATATTCAGAATGAAACTGCCAGTTTAAAAGCAGTAATTTTAGGAACTGCAAAAAGTAATGGGGCAATTCCTACACCAGAAGATTGTTATGATCCTAAAAGTTTACAACATGTTTTAAATGGAACATACCCAAAAGAGGAAGATATGATTGCAGAAATGGAAGCTGTTGCAACCATTTTTAAAAAATATGATATTAAAGTTTTTAGACCTGAGATTATTGAAGATTACAACCAAATATTTTCTAGAGATATTGCTTTTGTTATTGAAGATAAACTTATTAAGGCAAATATTTTACCTGATAGAGAAAAAGAATATTTAGCGATACAAGATGTTTTAGATCAAATTAATCCGAAAAATATAATTCATTTACCAGAAGAATGCCATGTAGAAGGTGGAGATGTTATGCCTTGGAATGAGTATATTTTTGTGGGTACATATTCAGGAGACGATTATGCAGATTTTATAACTGCAAGAACAAACGTGCAAGCTGTTAAAGAAATTCAAAAAATATTCCCAAATAAGATTGTAAAAGCTTTTGAGTTAAGAAAATCGAACACGAATGCTAAAGAAAATGCATTACATTTAGATTGCTGTTTTCAACCAATAGGAAAAGACAAAGCAATTCTTCATAAAAATGGCTTTTTGATTGAGAGTGAATATGAGTGGTTGCTAAATTATTTCGGAAAAGAGAATGTTTTTGAAATTACAAAAGAAGAAATGTTTCATATGAACAGTAATATTTTTTCTATTTCTGAAAAAGTAATTATCTCTGAACAAAATTTTACAAGATTAAATAATTGGTTAAGAGAAAACGGATTTATAGTAGAAGAAGTGCCTTATACAGAAATTGCGAAACAAGAGGGTTTATTGCGTTGTTCTACATTGCCATTAATTAGAGCGTAA
- a CDS encoding citrate synthase produces the protein MSDIAKLQIGDKSYEFPLIKGTENELAIDIKSLRGVTDSVITIDPGFKNTGSCESAITFLDGEKGILRYRGYPIEQLAEQATFLEVSYALIFGDLPTIEQLKKFKQDICDQSILDEDVRKIVEAFPKSAHPMGVISSLTSALTAFNPSSVNVNSEEDMYRAIVKILGKFPVLVAWTMRKKQGLPLDYGDCSLGYVENMYKMMFKQPNKEFVTNDIVVEALNKLLILHADHEQNCSTSTVRIAGSSHAGLFASLSAGISALWGPLHGGANQAVLEMLEAIKADGGDTKKYMAKAKDKDDPFRLMGFGHRVYKNFDPRAKIIKKAADEVLNDLGVEDPILAIAKGLEQEALNDPYFVDRKLYPNVDFYSGIIYRAMGIPVEMFTVMFALGRLPGWIAQWREMRLNKEPIGRPRQIYVGKTTRDFIDIDKR, from the coding sequence ATGTCAGATATAGCTAAATTACAAATTGGAGACAAATCCTACGAATTTCCTTTAATTAAAGGAACAGAAAATGAACTTGCCATAGATATAAAATCTTTAAGAGGGGTAACAGATTCAGTAATTACGATAGATCCAGGTTTTAAAAATACAGGTTCTTGTGAAAGTGCTATTACATTTTTAGATGGTGAAAAAGGTATTTTAAGATATAGAGGATATCCTATTGAGCAATTAGCAGAACAAGCTACTTTTTTAGAAGTTTCTTATGCATTAATTTTCGGTGATTTACCAACTATAGAGCAACTAAAAAAGTTTAAACAAGATATTTGTGATCAATCTATATTAGATGAAGATGTAAGAAAAATTGTAGAAGCTTTTCCTAAGTCTGCACATCCAATGGGTGTAATTTCTTCATTAACATCTGCATTAACAGCATTTAATCCTTCTTCTGTGAATGTAAATTCTGAAGAAGATATGTATAGAGCTATCGTAAAAATATTAGGAAAATTCCCTGTATTAGTAGCTTGGACAATGCGTAAAAAACAAGGTTTGCCATTAGATTATGGAGATTGTAGTTTAGGATATGTAGAAAACATGTATAAAATGATGTTTAAGCAACCTAACAAAGAATTTGTTACAAATGATATTGTTGTAGAAGCTTTAAACAAATTATTAATTTTACATGCAGATCATGAGCAAAACTGTTCTACATCAACTGTAAGAATTGCTGGTTCTTCTCACGCAGGATTATTCGCTTCTTTATCAGCAGGAATTTCTGCACTTTGGGGACCACTTCATGGAGGTGCAAACCAAGCAGTTTTAGAAATGTTAGAAGCAATTAAAGCGGATGGTGGAGACACTAAAAAATACATGGCAAAAGCTAAAGATAAAGATGATCCTTTTAGATTAATGGGCTTTGGACATAGAGTTTATAAAAACTTTGATCCAAGAGCAAAAATCATTAAAAAAGCAGCAGATGAAGTTTTAAATGATTTAGGTGTAGAAGATCCTATTTTAGCAATCGCAAAAGGGTTAGAGCAAGAAGCATTAAACGATCCTTATTTTGTTGACAGAAAATTATATCCAAATGTAGATTTCTATTCAGGTATTATTTATAGAGCTATGGGGATTCCTGTAGAAATGTTTACAGTAATGTTTGCTTTAGGTCGTTTACCAGGTTGGATTGCTCAATGGAGAGAAATGAGATTGAACAAAGAACCAATAGGAAGACCTCGTCAAATTTATGTAGGAAAAACTACAAGAGATTTTATAGATATTGATAAAAGATAA